In Acidobacteriota bacterium, the sequence GTCGCCTGCGTGAGGAACCGCGACGCCTCGGCGGCGGTCGGCTGCCGATCGTTGTCGCGATACCAGTCGTCGTCGACGATGACGACCTGGGCGCTCGAGGGGAAGCCAATGCGGTACCCCTGGCCGAGCGACAGGACGACGACCACGGTCTCGTCGCCCTCGACGGCCGCATCGTCCACGGGAACGATGTCGAGCACGACGGTGTTCTGGCCCGGCGCGAAGCTGGCTACGCCTGGCAGCGGCTGGATGTCGGCGGGCGAAGCGCTGCCCACCACGCTGTAGTAGACGGTCAGCGAACCTGCGGTCGATGATCTGGTGATGGCCACGCGGCCCGGGTCGTCACCCTCTTCGGCGACACGTCCCTCGATCGTGGTGACGGTGACCTCCACGCCGGGCAGTCCACCGACCACGGCGCCGCCGCCGAGCGGCGTGCCGAGGGCGTTCGTGCCGCTGCTCCAGAACCGGCCGTCGGCGCTGCCGTACATCGCGCGCTCGACGACGAGGTCGAGCGGCGTCGCGCCGATGCTCTCCACGATCGTCGCAAACCGCCGGCCCACCGTCTCAGGGAAGTCGAGGCGCGTCGAGACCGTGAGGCGGCTGCTCGCGCGGAGATCGTAGTCGCGCGACGCCGTGCCGCCGTCTTCGAAGAACAGCGTGACGCGGGCCACACCCGGCGCGTCGGAGACGTTCGCGACCAGCACGAACGTCTCCTGGCCTTCCGCCCCGCCCACTTCTCCGTCGGCCAGCGCCCACCGCGGGGCGACGACGTTGGTGCCCGACGAGGCGTGTGCCTCGTACCAGGCGCCGCCGGGCCACCACATCGCGCGCTCGACGAGAATCGGCGCGCCATTCCTGGACCGGACGATGGTGGAGACCGCCGTGTCGGCGAGCGCCGCATCCTCGAGGTCGACCCAGATGGTGTACCGGGTCCGGCCGCGCACCGTGTGCGGCTTCGTGATCGTCCTTCCATCGGGAAGAAGGTACGTGACCTCGACGTCGGCGTCCTGCGCGTTCGGGTTCGCGATGAGCACGAAGAGGTCGAAGAACGGCCCGGTAGCGCCCTCGGCCAGCAGCCAGGACAACGCCGGCGACGTGATCGCGGCGCCGGCATGACCGGCGCCGAAGAAGCGGCCGCCACCGTCGGCGTACATCGCCCGCTCGACCACGATCGGCCGCGTTGCCGTCACCACGGCCGACACGTCCGTCGATCGAAGCTCGGGGGCCTGGCCGTCGACCCAGATGGTGAAGCGGCTGTTGGGTGCGACGTGGTACGAACGGACGAGCGGCGCGCCCGAGGGCAAGAGATAGTTGACGTCGACGCGGACCGCCACAGGGTGCGGGTTCTGGATCAGGTAGAAGAGGTCGAACGGGTGCCCGGTGGAGCCCTCGGCCAGGAACCACGTGTCGGACGGGCGCGAGATGCCCGTCTCCGCGTGGCTGCCGTACACGGGTCGTCCCCACTTCATCGTCCGATCGACGACGATGCGCACGTCCGACTCGACGAGGGTCGAGAAGGCCGCACTGGCGAGTGCGGGCTCCTGCTCGGGATCCAGCGTGAGGCGTGTGAGCGGGGCGAGAACGAAGAAACGCGTCACGGTGACGCCATCGCTCGTCAGGTAGCGCACCAGCACACGCGCGGCCTGGACGGGGTCGGGATTGAAGTACGCGAACCGCGCGTCGAAGAAGTCGCCGGTCGCGCCTTCCGCGAACGACTGGACGTGCAGGCCGAGCGGGTGGGTGCCGGCGGCCTGTTCGGCGATGTTCGAGATGCCGTCGCCGTCGGGGTCGCCGTCACGGCCGTGCACGCCAGCCGCAGACGTCGGGTCGAGCCCGAAGGTCACCTCCCAGGCATCGTCGAGGCCGTCACCGTCGACGTCGACGAACGGCTGGGCTGAAGCCGGCCGAAGCGGGGCGAGCAGGAGCAGCGCCACGGCGAGACCGGTCGATGGACACCATTTCGGCAACATGCAGACGCTCTCCTCGGCTGGCGATCGGGGGCCCGGGCTCGATTGACGCCGATGTCGCTCCGGCGCGAATGCAAGAGCCGGACCCCCGAGACTTCAAACGTCCCACCCGCCAGGTTCCGTGGAATTTCGCCCACAACGGGCGCACAGGTGTGCGCGACCTCCAGCGACTGGCGACACGCCGTGCAGTATTTTCGCAGTGGTTCGTGTCACAAATCGGTGGGCCGTCTGCCAACCTTGGTCGTGTCTGGCCTGTGCGCCGCCGGCACACACCCGCGCGCTGAGGGGGGCTCAGGGGCGTGCAGGCGCGCGGCCGGGCGGGTCGCCGACGAGCTCGACGAGGGTCGCGCCGAGGTGCGATTCTGGCGCGTCCCGGAAGCGGCGGACGAGCGGGTGGCTGGCGAGCAGGCGGTGCACCGCGGCCCGCTGCACTCCCTTGCCGCGCCCGTGAATCAGGCGCACCTCACGGAATCCGCGCGCGTGCGCGGCATCGAGGTAGTCCCCGACGACCGCGACGACATCCCGCGGGGCGAACGGGTGGAGGTCGATCGCCTCTTCGATCGGGACGACCCACGGGTCGTCGTCAGCGTTGCCGTTCATGGGATCAGGGGGCAGCGCGCTCGTAAGTGGCCGTGACCACCGTCTTGATGCCGCCGCGCGCCGTGAAGTCGCCGACGACGGTCATGCGCTTCGGCGCGCACGCGGCGACGAGGTCGTCGAGGATCTGGTTGGTGACGGCCTCGTAGAAGATGCCGCGATTGCGGAACTCGAGCAGGTAGTATTTCAGTGATTTCAGCTCGATGCAGCGATCGGCCGGGGTGTAGGTGACGCGGATCTCGCCGAAGTCGGGGAGGCCCGTCTTCGGGCAGACCGACGTGAATTCCGCGCACCGGCTCTCGATTTCGTAATCGCGTCCGGGCCTGGGATTGGGGAACGTCTCGAGGATGCCGGCACCCATGGGGAGGAGTGTAGCATTTCGGGCCGAAAAATCGCGTCGGATCGCATGATCGACGATTGACACGGCCACGGGCACGAGCTAGCATACGGCGATTTTTGCGGATGATGGCTGCGGCTGCCGCACTGCGCGCGTGGCAGCCCGCGGAAGAGACACCACGCGCGCGACGCAATGGGGGGACGCGATGGCAGAGGCCCGGAAGATGGGCAAGGTCGGACTCTTCCGTCACTTTGCCGAGAAGTTCGAGTGGAAGCTCGCCACGGCACGGGAGGTGTTCGACGAGTTGAACGCCCTGTCGGAGAAGGAGCTCAAGCGCTCCGGCGAGTTCACACTTCCCGGCATGGTGAAGCTGGTGGTCCAGAAGCGCAAGGCGCGGATGGGCCGCAACCCGGCGACCGGCGAGCCGATCAAGATCCCGGCAAAGACCGTCGTCAAGGCACGCGTCGTCAAGCAGATGAAGGACGCCGTCCTGCCGCGCAAGTAGCGCGCGTCTCCACGCGCCAGCATCCCGCCTCCGCGGGCGACCACCCGCGGAGGCGGCTCAGTGCTTCGATTCGCCGATTCGGTGACGTAATCGGGGGGCGTGGTCGTGCCGTCTGGCTCACTCAGCACTGAGTCCTGGGCGAGCGATACGTCACCGAACCTGTGAGTCGAAGGGCTCAGTCCCGCCACTCGGCGAGCGACGGCTCCGGCGTCGTCCCGATCGGTCGTGCGTCCGTCGGAGCGAACTCCAGCGCGAAGGTCGTTCCCCGGCCTACCTCGCTCGTGACCGAGATCGTGCCGTCGAGCTGCTCGACGACCTTGCGCGCGATAGCGAGGCCGAGACCGAGTCCACGCCGCTTGGTCGTCGCGAAGTCGTCGAAGATCGCCGACAGGCGTTCCTGGGCGATGCCGCAGCCGGTGTCGGCGACCTCGATCCGGACCCGGCCTCCCGCCGTGCCGGCCCGCACCACGATGCGCCCCCCTGGTGCCGTCGCCTGAATGGCGTTCAGGATCAGGTTCCGGTAGACGCGCCCGAGCGCGAACATGTCGCCTTCGATCGCGAGAGGCGCCGACGGCGGCTCGTAGTCGAGCGTCACGCCCGCCGTGTCCGACAGCGCCCGCATGCTGTCGACCACCTCGCCGAGCGATCGGCCCACGTCAATCGGGAAGCGTTCGAGCGGGATGGGGCGCCCCAGGTTTCGAAGGTCCTCGAGCACACGCCTGAGCGTCGACATCTCACGCTCGACGACCCGGCGGAACGTCTGGCGGACGTCCTCGTCGTCGTGCAGCTTGAACATGAGCCGGCAGTTGTTGCCGATGTTCTGGATCGGGTGCGAGAGATCGTGGACGAGACCCGCCGCGATGCGCCCGAACATGACCTGACGTTCCTGCCGGCGCGCTTCCTGCTGCAGCTCCACGAGCCGATCGGCCATGCTGTTGAAGGCCTCTCCCAGCTTGCGGAACTCGTCGGTGCGCTCGATGCGCACGCGCGCGTCCATGCGGCCCTCGGCAAGCGCCTCCGTGCCCCGCATCAGCGCGAAGATCGGCTGGATCAGCGACCGGCCCCAGTAGTAGCCGAGGCCGACCACGATGAGCAGCGCGAGGCCGATGACGACCATCAACTGGCGCTCGAGCCGCAGCGTGATGGCGTACGCCTCGTCGGTGGGCTGCTCGACGATCAGCGTCCAGCCGAGCGTCGGCACCGGCACGGCGACACCCAGCACGTGACGGCCCGCCGCGTCGTCGTACTCGCTCGAGGCGTACCTGGCCGACGCGACCCGATCCCCGACGAGCGGATGATGCTCGAGCTGCTCGCCCCGCGCCACGCGGGGTTTCTCGTCCGGGTGACCGTGCGCGATGAGCCGCCCGCCCTCGTCGACGACCAGCGCGAAGCCTCGCTCGCCCACGCGCAGGCGATCCACGAGCCGCCACATCTCTTCGAGCCGAAGTTCCCCCACCAGCCACCCACCCTGGCCCGGGAGGCCGTCGATCCGGACGACCACGCTCGTCTTCGGCAGCAGGTCGTCGTCGATCTCGATGGGCGCAAACGCGACGCCCGACTCGTCGAACACGGCGGGCGGTGGAAGCGTCGGTGCGCTAGGCGCGATGCGGCTCGACGCCACCACGCGCCCCCGCTCGTCGGCGAGGGTCAGATCCCGGAACTCGCGGAACGCCAGCACGTAGTTGCGGAGGATGCGTTCCTGCTGCCACGCGGCGAGGTTCGTGCCCTGGAGGTCGACCGCGGCCGACCGCAGGATGCGCACGTTGTTGGTCAGGTACTGCTCGATCTGGCTGGCCGCGCGCGAGGCGATCTGCCGGTTGCCCTCGAGCACCGACGCCCGGATGCCTACCCGCAGGGAGCCGATCGACACCACTCCGTACGCGACGAGGGGCAGGACGGCCGCCGTCGCCATGAGCATCACGAACCGGGCGGTGATCCCGTGTCGTGGCATCAGCCGCCCGTCCGGACGCGCCACTGCGCAAGCGAACTGAGCAGGTCGCGGTCGCTCTCGGCCGGGATCTCGAATCGCTGGCGGACTGCACGCGCCGTCTCGCCCCAGAAGAGGAACAGCGCGGGCGGGTCGGTGCGCATCGTCTGCTGCAGGTCGGCCACGGCCTCGCGGAGGCCGTCGTCGGTCGGAGCGGTGCGGACGGCATCGAGCGCGCGGTCGGCCCCGGCGTAGCCCGACGCGACCCAGGCACGGCCCGCCTCGGGCGACCGCCAGAACCAGTAGGGCCAGCCCAGGCCAGGCCCCCCGGCCATTTCGAGCAAGTACACGTCGAAGTTGCCTTCCGCCAGCCGGCGGCCCAGCTCCTCCGGCGCGAGCGGCAGCAACGCGAGATCCACGCCGATGTCGAGGAGGTGCCGCTGCAGCGCCACCGCCAGTCGTTCGAACAGCGGGTAGTCGGCTGGCAGAAGGCAGGTCAGGCGGATTCGACTCGGGGGACGCCCGTCGTCGCTCCGGGCCGGCAGCGGGACCCCCGCCTCGTCGAGCTGCCTCGCGGCGCGCGCGGGGGCGAACTCGAATGCGGCCTGCCGGTGGTCGAACGCCCAGTGGCGGGGCCACACGTGACCGCCGGCAGGCAATCCCCGCCCCGCGAGCGCGCGGGCGATGAGCCGGGGCCGATCGACGGCCTCGTTGAGCGCGACCCGCACACGCTGGTCTCGCAGCACCGGGTGGCGGACGTTGAACCCGAGCAGGTACAGATAGGGCCGCAGGAACGAGGCCGCATGCACGTCTGTGCCGGCTTCGACGAACTCGACGGCGTCGGGCGCGACCTCGTGCAGGAAGTCGATCTCGCCCCGCATCAGCGCCACCCAGGCCGTGCGCGCGGTCGGATACGAGCGAAGCTCGACCCGGTCGATGGCCGGACGCCCGCGGAAGTACCCGTCGAACGCCTCCAATCGATCAGGGCCTCCGCCCGCGGGCTGCCTGAACGGGCCGGCACCGTGCGCACCCGAGTCGCCGCCGACGATGCGCGTCAGCGCGAGCGCCTCGAGCAGCAGCGACGAGGGCCGGGCCAGGCGGACGACGACTTCGCCAGGGGTGGGGGTGTCGAGCGCGATGACATCACGGAAGCCGGGCGCGACGCCGGTCGGGCCCGGCTCGGCCCGGTCGCGCTCGACGATGTCGGCGATGGTGCTCGACGTGATTGGCGACCCGTCGTGGAAGGTCAACGACTCGCGCAGCACGAACCGCCAGGTCAGGCCATCGGGTGAGGCCTCCCATCGCTCGGCGAGCGCGGGCTCGGCTCGGCCATCGCGGCCGAGGGCCACGATGCCCGCGCTCTGCAGGAGGGTGCTGAGACGCGCGACCTCGGCGTCCGACGCCGTTCCCCCGCGCGGCTGCGCCACGCCGACGGCGAGCGTGATCGGCGCCCGAGGCAGCCGCTCGGCCGACTGGCTGTCGCAGCCGGTCGCGGCGGCGACGACGAGCAGGGCGCCGAAGCGCACGGCACGCGGAATCCGACAGGTCGCGCCCGGCACGGCATTACTCTAGCCGGAAGCCGGGCGCGGCGAAAGGACGAGCCTACTTCTTCTCGGTCGACTCGTGCGGCACGTCGATGAGCCACGGGCAGCCGACCGGCCGGTTGCGCGAGCCCTTCTTGACGATCCTGACCTGCATGAGCATGGGTCCTTTCAGCCTTGTCCGGCGACGTCCTGTGCCAGCTCGGCCAGCGCCGACTCGAAGCTCGCTTTGTGACACGTCGGCGCGTGCATGTCACCGAGCTCGTTGTGGGAGGCCACGGTGCAGCCCCCGCCACACACGGGAATGAAGGCGCAATCGCCGCAGCGTCTCCAGGCTGCCAGCGACTCGAACCTGGCTGCGGCTTCCTCGTGCTCTCGCTTGGGCGCGGCGCCGATGTGCCCGACGGCGTGGGCCGACTCGGCCGCGAACCCGGGACAGGCGTACAGCGATCCGTCCGGTCCCACCGTATGAGCGTGCCGCTTGTGAATCTCGCAGGGCCCCATGTGCAACCCGTCCGGGGTCGGGAACCCGTGGCGCCGTGTTTCGGCCCGGAGCGTGGCCAGCTGTTCGTCGACGAAGTGGCACGAGTCGCACGGTGAGCCGCCGCCCGTGCCCACCGTGCTCATGCAGGCGCCGCCGAGGGGCTTGCCATCTGCGGCCACCGGCGTCAGCGGAATGTGGCCCTTCGCGGTCGATCGGCTCGTGCCGATGACGGGCTTGAAGTTCACTTTCGCGATCGAGGCCGCGAAGTCCTGCTCGCGCAGGAACGCCAGCAGTGCGGGGTACGCGTGAATCGAACCCTCGTCGAAGTTGCCGCCAATCGAGATGCGGCACCGGCCGGCGACCGCGCGCAGGTTCGCGACGATCCGATCGAAGGTGCCCTGGCCGCCCCGGAGCGGCCGCATGCGGTCGTGCGTGACGCGGTCGCCGTCGAGCGTCACCTTCACGCCGTTGAGCCCGCAGGCAGACAGGCGATCGACCACCTCCGGCGTGAGGAGGAGGCCGTTGGTGATCACGTTCACGAGCATTGTCACGCGGCGATCGACGGCTGCTTGCCACAGGCGTTCGGCGAGGTAGTACACGACGGGCAGGTTGAGCAGGGGCTCGCCGCCGAAGAACGTCAGCACGAAGCTCTCGGGCGCGACGGCATCGAGGCGCGACTCGATCCACGAGGCGACGCGGCCTGCCTCCTCGAGCGACATGCGCCCGGCGTGCCTGTTGTAGTCGCCGTGATCGCCCTGAATGCAGTAGTCGCACGCGAAGTTGCACTGCAGGGTGGTCAGCACCGTCACGCGCAGTTGGGTGGGGTCGTCGCGGAAGTCGGCGAAGAAGCGCTCGAGGGCGGCGCGCTCGTCGACGCGCCCGTTCACGAGGAAGCCCTCCGCCGCGAGCGCGTCGAGGGCGGCCCGTTCGTCGGCGGAGAGCTCCGACGGCGAGAGGCCGTTGCCGGCACGTTCGAGCAGGTCCACCACGGCGGGCGACACGACGGCCTGGGCGTCGGTCAGGGTGTTCATCAGGAACACCTCATCGCGACCGGGAAGCGCCGCACGGACGTTGAAGGCTGAGGGCTCCATGGTCGAGGCTCCCGTTTCGCGCGGCCGACTGGGGGGCTGGCGTGCCTGGGTACAGCAAGCCGTGTTCCCTCTCCGCACACGGGGCAACGTTCCGGGGGGTGTCCTCGCCCGTGCGACCCCCGTGGCGCCGCGGAAACGCCTGAGCTACCCGAGAGAATCGGCTGGGCTAGCCGGAACTTGAGCTGGAGTGGGCGAAAACTGCAACACCGGGCGGACCTTCAGGTGGCAGTTTCTGCACAGGGACCCAAGGTGCAGGTGGCTGGGGCGGGCGTTCCGGCCGGCATCCGGCGTGCCGGCCAGAGGCCGGGCGGCCTCCCCAGATGTCGGTGAGGCGACCGGCCCTGTCGGTAGAGGTCGACTCGGCGGACGATCGGGCGTGGGCCGATGGCCGGAGCGGGACGGCCCGCGGGCCTCCCCCGAGGCCCCGTCAGAAGCTCCGGTACCGGCGGGCGATCTCGCGGATGTCGAGCCGGCCCATCTTGTGCTTCAGCGTGCTCAGCGGGATTCCCAGTTCGCGCGCCGCCTGGCTGACGTTCCAGTCCGCGCGCTCGAGGGCGCGCAGGATGTAGGTCCGCTCGAAGGCATTCATGGCCTGCTGCAGCAGGCTCTCGTCGCCGCCGGGCGAGCCGACGTGCGGCAGATGGACGTCAACGGGCAGGTCCTCGTCCTCGATCGAGCCCGATTCGTTCATGGCGACGAGCCGCTCCACGAGGTTCTCGAGCTCCCGGATGTTGCCCGGCCAGCGGTAACGCTGGAGGACGCCGAGCGCCTCGTTCGACACCCTCACCGGGGGCTTGCGAAAGCGCGCCGAGTACCGGGCGACGAAGAACCTGACGAGCTCGGGAAGGTCCTCCGTCCGCTCGCGGAGGGGCGGCATGCGCAGCGGAATGACGTTGATCCGGTAGTAGAGGTCTTCGCGAAACCGGCCCTCGCGTGCGGCGCGCTCCAGGTCGACGTGCGTCGCGCAGATCAGGCGGAACTCGGTGCGTACGGGCTTCCGGCCGCCCACGCGTTCGATCTCCCCCTCCTGAATCGCCCGCAGCAGCTTCGACTGGAGGTCGAGCCGGAGGTCGCCGATCTCGTCGAGAAACAGCGTGCCGCCCGACGCCAGCTCGAACTTCCCGAGTTGCTGGCGATGGGCGCCGGTGAACGCGCCCTTCTCGTGACCGAACAAGGCGCTCTCGACGAGCTCGGCCGGGATGGCCGACAGGTTCACCGGCATGAACGGCCCGTCGCGCTGCGACGACTCGCGATGGATCATCCGCGCGAGCAGCTCCTTGCCCGTGCCGCTCTCGCCCAGGATGAGGATGGTGGTCGACAGGCCGGCCACCTTGTGGACCGTATCGAGGACCGCGCGAATCGACGGGCTCGGCCCCGCGACGAACTCCCGGTTGCCCAGGTCGTCGACCTGGGCGGCCAGCGTCGCGACGCGACGGTTGAGATCCTGCTTCTCGCTCGCGTTGGCGATGAGCGACCGCAGCGCGTCGTACTCGAAGTCCTTGGTGATGTAGTGGTAGGCCCCCTGCTTCATCGCCTGGACCGCGGTCTCGACCTCGCTCACCGCCGAGATCATGATGACCTCGACGAGCGAGTTCTGCTCCTTGACCAGGCGCAGGAGCTCCAGGCCGTTCATGCCCGGCATGCGGACGTCGAGCAGCATCAGGTCGACAGGCTCGGCGCGCAGCAGCGGAAGCGCGTCCTCGGCGCTGGCGGCGACCAGCACGCGGTACTCCCGCTTCGTGACGGCAGCGAGGGTCTCGCGCATGCCCTCGTCGTCGTCGACGATGAGCAGCGTCTTGGGGCGAGGAGGCATGGTCGGGCCAGGCGGCTGGCGGACACATTCTAGCGCACGCGGACTATAATTCCCCGTTCGCCGTCGGCCGGGTCCCCGCGTTTCCCCGGCGACGCACCGCATCGCACGAGGAGTTGCTTTGGACCACACCTACGATGTCGTCGTCATCGGGTCGGGCACCGGCGGGTACGTCGCCGCCATTCGCGCGGCCCAGCTCGGGTTGCGCGTCGGCGTCGTCGAGCGCGCGCCGAGCCTCGGGGGCACCTGTCTCAACTGGGGGTGCATTCCGACGAAGGCGCTTCTCGAACACGCGCATGCGCTGAAGATCGCGCAGGAGGCGTCCGAGTGGGCCCTGTCGGTCACCGGGCCCGTCGCCATCGACATGGCGAAGGTCCAGGCGCGGAAGGACAAGATCGTCAAGGTGCTCACAAGCGGCGTCGGCTCGCTCTTCAAGAAGCACAAGATCGACGTCGTCGCCGGCACGGGCCGGCTGCTCGGCGGAGGCGGTGTCGAGGTCACCGGCGACGAGACGAGGAAGCTCACCGCCAGGGAGATCATCGTCGCGACCGGGTCGTCGGCTCGCAGCGTGCCTGGCATCGAGATCGATCACGACCGGATCATCACGAGCGACGACGCCATCGGCATGACGCACGTCCCGAAGTCGATCGCCATCCTCGGCAGCGGCGCCGTCGGGGTCGAGTTCGCGTCGATCTTCGCCCAGTTCGGCAGCCAGGTGACGATCGTCGAGCTGCTGCCGCGCCTCGTGCCCATCGAGGACGAGGCCGTGTCGGCGGAGCTCGAGAAGCTCTTCAAGAAGCGCAAGATCAAGGTGCTGACCGGCACGAAGGTGACCTCGGCGCGCCCGGGCGCCGACGAGGTCGTGCTCGAGGCCGAGCGGCCCGACGGCAAGGTCGAGACGCTCAAGGCCGAATACCTGCTCGTGGCCACCGGCCGCGGTCCCGTGACGACGGGCCTCGGCGCTGAGGAGGTGGGTCTCGAGATGGATCGAGGCTACATCAGGGTCGACGAGCTGTTCCGAACCACCGTGCCCGGCATCTCGGCGGTCGGTGATGTCATCACGCTCGGCTGGACCGGGCACCCGCAGCTCGCCCACCTGTCCTCGGCCGAGGGGATCGTGTGCGCGGAGCGAATCGCCGGGCGGGACGTGCGGCCGATCAACTACGACCACGTGCCGGGCTGCACGTACTGCGACCCCGAGATCGGCAGCGTCGGGTTGACCGAACGCGAGGCGCAGGAGCGCGGCCACGAGGTGCGGGTGGGCGTGTTTCCGTTCGGGATCCTCGGTCGGGCGCGCATCGCCAACGAGCGCGACGGGTTCGTCAAGATCGTGGCCGACAAGCGCTACGACGAGATCCTCGGCGTGCACATGATCGGCCCCCGGGCGACGGAGCTCGTCGCCGAGGCGACGCTGGCGTTGCGCATGGAGTGCACGGTCGAGGAGCTCATCCGGACGATCCACGCGCACCCGACGATGTCGGAAGCGGTCGCGGAAGCCGCGCACGCGGCGCACGGCGCGCCGCTGCACATGTAAGGGGCGGCGGGCCCCGCGTGACAGGTGCTCAGGCCGGGGCTCACGCGCCGGCCCTACGGGACACGACCTCGATGCCAACCAATGTCGTCATGCCGCAGATGGGCGAGTCGGTCGCCGAAGGCACCCTCGTCCGGTGGATCAAGAAGGTCGGCGATGCGGTCGACCGTGACGAGCCGCTCTTCGAGATCTCGACCGACAAGGTCGACGCCGAGATTCCCTCGCCTGCCGCCGGCACCCTGACCGAGATCCGGGTGAAGGAAGGCGAGACGGTGCCGGTCGACAGCGTCGTCGCCGTGATCCGTCAGGCGGGCGAGGCCGCGCCGCCTCTCGCGTCGGCCGCGCCCCGCCAGGAGGCGGCCGGGCCCGCCGAGGCCGAGGCGGCCGCGCCGGCGCCGCCGCCATCGCCGGAGTCGGGTCGAGACGACCTGAGGCGCCAGAAGTCGTCGCCGCTCGTC encodes:
- a CDS encoding DUF1800 family protein; translated protein: MLPKWCPSTGLAVALLLLAPLRPASAQPFVDVDGDGLDDAWEVTFGLDPTSAAGVHGRDGDPDGDGISNIAEQAAGTHPLGLHVQSFAEGATGDFFDARFAYFNPDPVQAARVLVRYLTSDGVTVTRFFVLAPLTRLTLDPEQEPALASAAFSTLVESDVRIVVDRTMKWGRPVYGSHAETGISRPSDTWFLAEGSTGHPFDLFYLIQNPHPVAVRVDVNYLLPSGAPLVRSYHVAPNSRFTIWVDGQAPELRSTDVSAVVTATRPIVVERAMYADGGGRFFGAGHAGAAITSPALSWLLAEGATGPFFDLFVLIANPNAQDADVEVTYLLPDGRTITKPHTVRGRTRYTIWVDLEDAALADTAVSTIVRSRNGAPILVERAMWWPGGAWYEAHASSGTNVVAPRWALADGEVGGAEGQETFVLVANVSDAPGVARVTLFFEDGGTASRDYDLRASSRLTVSTRLDFPETVGRRFATIVESIGATPLDLVVERAMYGSADGRFWSSGTNALGTPLGGGAVVGGLPGVEVTVTTIEGRVAEEGDDPGRVAITRSSTAGSLTVYYSVVGSASPADIQPLPGVASFAPGQNTVVLDIVPVDDAAVEGDETVVVVLSLGQGYRIGFPSSAQVVIVDDDWYRDNDRQPTAAEASRFLTQATFGPTMAQIAEVQRIGYRAWFDQQLVAPQSSLLGYLDAVVDPKVSTNQLQEAWMSAAMQGPDQLRQRVANALLEIMVVAHSNGLQSNAVALGAYMDLLLQNAFGNFRTLLTEVTLNPAMGRFLDMLQNEKEDPRRGRIPNENYARELLQLFSIGLHQLNLDGSLRLDGEGRPIPTFTQEEVEGFSRVFTGWTYHQVTTPYRFRGSPADWRNPMIGLANFHSTGEKRLLDGVVLPAGQTPLKDLHDALNVVFRHPNVGPFISRQLIQRLVTSNPSPGYIRRVATAFNDNGAGVRGDMAAVVKAILFDEEARSATVAAHPHFGHLREPMIRFVTVLRAFNGRAPTGKFRVWNLDQTMGQAPFRAPSVFNFFAPDYAKPGPIQDLGLVSPEFQITHETTAIRAANTMRDLVYRGYEWNEHRISLDLSVEQSLAGNVPALVERLNVLLLNGRMSSEMATIVREAVEAIPVDRPLSRARAAVHLVVNSPEFVVQK
- a CDS encoding Smr/MutS family protein, coding for MNGNADDDPWVVPIEEAIDLHPFAPRDVVAVVGDYLDAAHARGFREVRLIHGRGKGVQRAAVHRLLASHPLVRRFRDAPESHLGATLVELVGDPPGRAPARP
- the queF gene encoding preQ(1) synthase gives rise to the protein MGAGILETFPNPRPGRDYEIESRCAEFTSVCPKTGLPDFGEIRVTYTPADRCIELKSLKYYLLEFRNRGIFYEAVTNQILDDLVAACAPKRMTVVGDFTARGGIKTVVTATYERAAP
- a CDS encoding HU family DNA-binding protein → MGKVGLFRHFAEKFEWKLATAREVFDELNALSEKELKRSGEFTLPGMVKLVVQKRKARMGRNPATGEPIKIPAKTVVKARVVKQMKDAVLPRK
- a CDS encoding HAMP domain-containing protein, whose translation is MPRHGITARFVMLMATAAVLPLVAYGVVSIGSLRVGIRASVLEGNRQIASRAASQIEQYLTNNVRILRSAAVDLQGTNLAAWQQERILRNYVLAFREFRDLTLADERGRVVASSRIAPSAPTLPPPAVFDESGVAFAPIEIDDDLLPKTSVVVRIDGLPGQGGWLVGELRLEEMWRLVDRLRVGERGFALVVDEGGRLIAHGHPDEKPRVARGEQLEHHPLVGDRVASARYASSEYDDAAGRHVLGVAVPVPTLGWTLIVEQPTDEAYAITLRLERQLMVVIGLALLIVVGLGYYWGRSLIQPIFALMRGTEALAEGRMDARVRIERTDEFRKLGEAFNSMADRLVELQQEARRQERQVMFGRIAAGLVHDLSHPIQNIGNNCRLMFKLHDDEDVRQTFRRVVEREMSTLRRVLEDLRNLGRPIPLERFPIDVGRSLGEVVDSMRALSDTAGVTLDYEPPSAPLAIEGDMFALGRVYRNLILNAIQATAPGGRIVVRAGTAGGRVRIEVADTGCGIAQERLSAIFDDFATTKRRGLGLGLAIARKVVEQLDGTISVTSEVGRGTTFALEFAPTDARPIGTTPEPSLAEWRD
- a CDS encoding ABC transporter substrate-binding protein → MRFGALLVVAAATGCDSQSAERLPRAPITLAVGVAQPRGGTASDAEVARLSTLLQSAGIVALGRDGRAEPALAERWEASPDGLTWRFVLRESLTFHDGSPITSSTIADIVERDRAEPGPTGVAPGFRDVIALDTPTPGEVVVRLARPSSLLLEALALTRIVGGDSGAHGAGPFRQPAGGGPDRLEAFDGYFRGRPAIDRVELRSYPTARTAWVALMRGEIDFLHEVAPDAVEFVEAGTDVHAASFLRPYLYLLGFNVRHPVLRDQRVRVALNEAVDRPRLIARALAGRGLPAGGHVWPRHWAFDHRQAAFEFAPARAARQLDEAGVPLPARSDDGRPPSRIRLTCLLPADYPLFERLAVALQRHLLDIGVDLALLPLAPEELGRRLAEGNFDVYLLEMAGGPGLGWPYWFWRSPEAGRAWVASGYAGADRALDAVRTAPTDDGLREAVADLQQTMRTDPPALFLFWGETARAVRQRFEIPAESDRDLLSSLAQWRVRTGG
- a CDS encoding radical SAM protein, yielding MEPSAFNVRAALPGRDEVFLMNTLTDAQAVVSPAVVDLLERAGNGLSPSELSADERAALDALAAEGFLVNGRVDERAALERFFADFRDDPTQLRVTVLTTLQCNFACDYCIQGDHGDYNRHAGRMSLEEAGRVASWIESRLDAVAPESFVLTFFGGEPLLNLPVVYYLAERLWQAAVDRRVTMLVNVITNGLLLTPEVVDRLSACGLNGVKVTLDGDRVTHDRMRPLRGGQGTFDRIVANLRAVAGRCRISIGGNFDEGSIHAYPALLAFLREQDFAASIAKVNFKPVIGTSRSTAKGHIPLTPVAADGKPLGGACMSTVGTGGGSPCDSCHFVDEQLATLRAETRRHGFPTPDGLHMGPCEIHKRHAHTVGPDGSLYACPGFAAESAHAVGHIGAAPKREHEEAAARFESLAAWRRCGDCAFIPVCGGGCTVASHNELGDMHAPTCHKASFESALAELAQDVAGQG